In a single window of the Halomicroarcula saliterrae genome:
- a CDS encoding glutathione S-transferase family protein has protein sequence MGQLIDGRWKTDDELTAADRDRSPDSFRERVGPDSRFTPEPGRYHLYVARACPWAHGAVLVRALFGLEDAISVNIVDPYRGDDGWQFTPDKPGCTPDSLHGSDYLHEVYTRADPAFTGRVTTPVLWDKQEGTIVNNESIEIMRMLATAFEDHGDVSLYPESKRERIDAVVEELHDPVNRGVYTAGFATSQAAYEDAVSDLFDALDRWESVLADRRYLVGASLTLADLRLFPTLVRFDPVYHTHFRCNRKRLVDYPNLWGYTRDIYQRRGVADTVNMAHIENHYYRSHTGLNPNGLVPVGPDIDLTAPHQRG, from the coding sequence ATGGGACAACTAATCGACGGACGCTGGAAGACCGACGACGAACTGACGGCGGCCGACCGCGACCGGAGCCCGGATTCGTTTCGGGAGCGCGTCGGCCCCGACTCCCGGTTCACGCCCGAGCCGGGACGGTACCACCTGTACGTCGCTCGCGCCTGTCCGTGGGCCCACGGCGCCGTCCTCGTCCGAGCGCTGTTCGGCCTCGAAGACGCGATCAGCGTGAATATCGTCGACCCGTACCGCGGCGACGACGGCTGGCAGTTCACACCCGACAAACCCGGCTGTACGCCCGACTCACTCCACGGGTCGGACTATCTCCACGAGGTGTACACCCGGGCCGACCCGGCGTTCACCGGTCGGGTGACCACGCCGGTACTGTGGGACAAACAGGAGGGGACCATCGTCAACAACGAGTCCATCGAGATAATGCGGATGCTCGCGACGGCCTTCGAGGACCACGGGGACGTGTCGCTGTATCCCGAGTCGAAGCGCGAGCGTATCGACGCCGTCGTCGAGGAGTTGCACGACCCCGTCAACCGGGGCGTCTACACCGCAGGGTTCGCCACGTCGCAGGCGGCCTACGAGGACGCGGTCAGCGACCTGTTCGACGCCCTCGACAGGTGGGAGTCGGTGCTCGCCGACCGGCGGTATCTCGTCGGTGCGTCGCTGACGCTGGCCGACCTCCGACTCTTCCCGACGCTGGTCCGGTTCGACCCAGTCTACCACACGCACTTCAGGTGTAATCGAAAGCGTCTGGTGGACTATCCGAACCTCTGGGGGTACACACGCGATATCTACCAGCGCCGCGGCGTCGCGGACACTGTGAACATGGCTCACATCGAGAACCACTACTACCGGAGTCACACCGGCCTCAATCCGAACGGCCTCGTCCCGGTCGGCCCAGATATCGACCTCACCGCCCCGCATCAGCGCGGCTGA
- a CDS encoding VOC family protein, translating to METLGIDHVHLRIPDDETAHAIEFYRDLLGFGLEGFDAYDRGDSPIFTFRLTPESIIHVKPTDDFVHPERRNFDHLAVVLDEDVTDVKQELEDAGVIVEREGTPTGATGDAPAIYVRDPFGYLIELKEPVDGAT from the coding sequence ATGGAGACACTCGGCATCGACCACGTCCACCTCCGGATACCCGACGACGAGACGGCACACGCCATCGAGTTCTACCGAGACCTGCTCGGCTTCGGTCTCGAAGGGTTCGACGCCTACGACCGAGGCGACTCGCCCATCTTCACGTTCCGGCTCACCCCCGAGAGTATCATCCACGTCAAGCCGACCGACGACTTCGTCCACCCCGAGCGACGGAACTTCGACCACCTCGCCGTGGTGCTGGACGAGGACGTCACGGACGTGAAGCAGGAACTCGAAGACGCCGGCGTCATCGTCGAACGGGAGGGGACGCCGACGGGCGCGACCGGTGACGCGCCGGCCATCTACGTCCGGGACCCCTTTGGCTACCTCATCGAGCTGAAAGAGCCGGTCGACGGGGCGACCTGA
- the proS gene encoding proline--tRNA ligase yields the protein MSGEQELGITESKEHSPGEWYAEVVQKAGLADYAPMGGFIVTKPRGYAVWERIQNHLDGWFKDTGVQNSYFPMFIPESFLEREKDIVEGFDPEVAWVTHGGHDELEERLAVRPTSESIIAPFMADWTRSHRDLPLRLNQWCSVVRWEATETKPFFRTKEFLWQEGHTAHADEEGAWDETMTRLEQYKRLYEEVMAMPVMEGRKPPHDKFPGAHTTTTVEALMPDGKSVQGGTSHYLGTSFAEAFDITYADENEEDNVAHTTSWGLSWRAMGALIMTHSDDQGLVLPPAVAPTQVVIVPIWQEDTKDEVQEYAADLAVDIEDSGVRVELDDRDHYNPGFKYNEHELNGVPLRIEVGPHEVEDDEATLVHRPDGESEVVDREDIGDTVSDHLDTVHAKLYASAEETLDGEIREGESREEILGTIGQHGGYVKCGWCGDEDCEDPIKDAIAAEIVMVPLDRDEEPVHDDCAICGEDAEETAYFAKSY from the coding sequence ATGAGCGGCGAGCAGGAACTCGGTATTACTGAGAGCAAGGAGCATTCACCCGGCGAGTGGTACGCCGAGGTCGTCCAGAAGGCAGGCCTCGCGGACTACGCCCCCATGGGCGGCTTTATCGTCACGAAACCGCGCGGCTACGCGGTCTGGGAGCGCATCCAGAACCATCTGGACGGCTGGTTCAAGGACACCGGCGTCCAGAACAGCTACTTCCCGATGTTCATCCCCGAGAGCTTCCTCGAACGGGAGAAAGACATCGTGGAAGGGTTCGACCCCGAGGTCGCGTGGGTCACCCACGGCGGCCACGACGAACTGGAGGAACGCCTCGCGGTTCGCCCGACGAGCGAGTCCATCATCGCGCCCTTTATGGCCGACTGGACGCGCTCGCACCGCGACCTCCCCCTCCGCCTGAACCAGTGGTGTTCGGTCGTGCGCTGGGAGGCCACCGAGACGAAGCCGTTCTTCCGCACCAAGGAGTTCCTCTGGCAGGAGGGCCACACGGCCCACGCCGACGAGGAGGGCGCGTGGGACGAGACGATGACCCGCCTCGAACAGTACAAGCGGCTCTACGAGGAGGTCATGGCGATGCCGGTCATGGAGGGGCGCAAGCCGCCCCACGACAAGTTCCCGGGCGCGCACACGACGACGACAGTCGAGGCGCTGATGCCCGACGGGAAGTCCGTCCAGGGCGGGACCTCCCACTATCTGGGGACCTCCTTCGCCGAAGCGTTCGACATCACCTACGCCGACGAGAACGAGGAGGACAACGTCGCCCACACGACCTCGTGGGGGCTCTCCTGGCGGGCGATGGGCGCGCTCATCATGACCCACTCCGACGACCAGGGGCTCGTCCTGCCCCCGGCCGTCGCGCCGACGCAGGTCGTCATCGTCCCCATCTGGCAGGAAGACACCAAAGACGAGGTCCAGGAATACGCCGCGGACCTCGCCGTCGACATCGAAGATTCGGGCGTCCGCGTCGAACTCGACGACCGCGACCACTACAATCCCGGCTTCAAGTACAACGAACACGAGCTCAACGGCGTCCCCCTTCGAATCGAGGTCGGCCCCCACGAGGTCGAGGACGACGAGGCGACGCTGGTCCACCGACCCGACGGCGAGAGCGAGGTCGTCGACCGCGAGGACATCGGCGACACCGTTTCCGACCACCTCGACACCGTCCACGCCAAGCTGTACGCGAGCGCCGAGGAGACGCTCGACGGCGAGATCCGCGAGGGCGAGTCGCGCGAGGAGATTCTGGGCACCATCGGCCAGCACGGCGGCTACGTGAAGTGTGGCTGGTGTGGCGACGAGGACTGCGAGGACCCCATCAAGGACGCCATCGCCGCGGAAATCGTGATGGTCCCGCTGGACCGCGACGAAGAGCCGGTCCACGACGACTGCGCTATCTGCGGTGAGGACGCCGAGGAGACGGCATACTTCGCGAAGAGCTACTGA
- a CDS encoding CBS domain-containing protein, with translation MDDIFVGSLMTSPVTTVSASTPAKEAAELMLDEGISSVVVVDEDNRLVGILTSTDFVAIAAADESAGAFSVADHMTRDVVTTTVQASIEAIADLLIEHGIHHVPVVDDTEGVVGMVTTTDLTAYLAGAVDSESARAWT, from the coding sequence ATGGACGATATATTTGTCGGCAGCTTGATGACATCGCCAGTAACCACCGTCTCGGCGTCGACACCGGCGAAGGAGGCCGCCGAACTGATGCTCGACGAGGGCATCAGTTCGGTCGTCGTCGTGGACGAGGACAACCGGCTCGTCGGCATTCTCACGTCGACCGACTTCGTCGCCATCGCGGCGGCCGACGAGTCCGCCGGGGCCTTCTCGGTCGCCGACCACATGACCCGCGACGTGGTGACGACGACGGTGCAGGCGTCCATCGAAGCCATCGCCGACCTGCTCATCGAGCACGGGATTCACCACGTCCCCGTCGTCGACGACACCGAGGGCGTCGTCGGGATGGTGACGACGACGGACCTCACCGCGTATCTCGCGGGGGCCGTCGACTCCGAGTCGGCCCGCGCGTGGACCTGA
- the gltB gene encoding glutamate synthase large subunit has protein sequence MVERHISDQSVGEAGLADPTDERSNCGVGVVMDLDGESDHGTVSDGLELLENLEHRGTTGAEQGTGDGAGIMLQIPHEFFAAEFDADIPEPGAYAVGTLFLPSDDESAAADLKDLVETELAAEKLDVLGWRTVPTDNDDLGATALESEPEIAQFVVTAEDGATGEDLDNKLYVGRRALENTVEAEQPPGHDRFYIVSLATDVVVYKGLLKAEQLPDYYPDLSDERFTSSFAMVHARFSTNTLGAWHLAHPYRRVIHNGEFNTIQGNINWMRARETDIASERFGDDIERVKPIIDDPSQSDTASVDNALELLLQGGRDLPHALRMLIPEAWRGEMNNVSGDRRDFYDYHASLVEPWDGPALVAATDGERIGAVLDRNGLRPCRYDILENNTLVMSSEAGALEHDPSRIAERGRLQPGQCFLADPEEGRVIPDAEVFESIADEKYGEWVDEEQVDIDDVAPREDNTPQDTVGGLRSQQAMYGYTYDEVDHLIEPMAEKGKDPVGSMGDDTPLSVLSQFNRPLFTYFKQLFAQVTNPPLDYIREELVTSLESRLGHQRNLLDESQAHARQLVLDSPILTDEETESIKTLDENGMSTKVVDITYEKGTDLREAVEDVRAQADAAANDGHDIIVLSDRAAGEDRVPIPSLLAVGGIHHHLVRNGLRNHVGLVLESGDPRAVHHFATLIGYGAGAVNPYLSYQTIEDLVAGPDGADLSQAIDAYITAVEDGLLKTMAKMGISTVESYQGAQIFEAVGLSSDFIAEYFEGTTCRTEGIGLDEIEEDLLQRHDVAWSEEEPEIPRQGEYEFRSNGIHHQWNPNTVGKIQQAVRMGDYDIYKEFAELINDQNEQLQTLRGLLELDSGRESIDIEETEPVEEIVKRFETAAMSLGSLSPEMHENNAIAMNRLGANANTGEGGEPPERFGTEKECTTKQVASGRFGVTSDYLSEANEIQIKMAQGSKPGEGGHLPGKKVNEMIAHVRYATPGVGLISPPPLHDIYSIEDLKQLIHDLKAANPEADINVKLVAEDGIGTVAAGVAKANADVVHISGHDGGTGASPKTSIKNAGLPWELGVAEANQMLRATGLRSRIRINADGGMKTGRDVAVAALLGAEGFAFGTASMVTSGCVMARQCHENTCPVGVATQNENLRSRFPGEPQHVINYMTFVAQELREIMAELGFETVDEMIGRASVLQQRDDVKQAKAKKLDLSSVIAEPAGSDGRYKQREQDHDVDEQLDWELLEAAEPAIEDGEPVAIDAGINNVHRAVGATLSNRICRAHGGDGLPDDTIRVDFDGTAGQSFGAFLAQGVTMELTGTGNDYVGKGLSGGKLIVNTPNEANYDASDNIVIGNVALYGATQGEAYVNGQAGERFGVRNSGVKGVVEGVGDHGCEYMTGGAIVVLGDTGKNFAAGMSGGVAYVYDPDQSFAEQANTGMVSIRDTLEAKDRGMITRLVENHAAYTDSDRAAELLENWDEELSNFTMVMPDAYAEVISDRERDDVRNEPPAAATPTADATEADFAASSDD, from the coding sequence ATGGTTGAGCGACACATCAGTGACCAGTCTGTGGGTGAGGCCGGGCTCGCAGACCCGACTGACGAGCGGTCGAACTGTGGCGTCGGGGTCGTAATGGACCTCGACGGCGAGAGCGACCACGGAACCGTCTCCGACGGGCTGGAACTTCTGGAGAATCTCGAACACCGGGGCACGACTGGTGCCGAGCAGGGCACCGGTGACGGGGCGGGTATCATGCTGCAGATTCCCCACGAGTTCTTCGCGGCGGAGTTCGACGCCGACATCCCGGAACCGGGCGCGTATGCGGTCGGGACCCTCTTTCTACCGAGCGACGACGAGTCGGCCGCCGCCGACCTGAAAGACCTCGTCGAGACCGAACTCGCCGCCGAGAAACTGGACGTTCTGGGCTGGCGAACCGTTCCGACGGACAACGACGACCTGGGTGCGACCGCGCTCGAATCCGAGCCCGAAATCGCACAGTTCGTCGTCACCGCCGAGGACGGCGCGACGGGCGAAGACCTCGACAACAAGCTCTACGTCGGCCGTCGCGCCCTCGAAAACACCGTCGAGGCCGAGCAGCCGCCGGGCCACGACCGCTTTTACATCGTCTCGCTGGCGACCGACGTCGTCGTGTACAAGGGCCTGCTCAAGGCCGAACAGCTCCCGGACTACTACCCGGACCTCTCGGACGAGCGGTTTACCTCCTCGTTCGCGATGGTCCACGCCCGCTTCTCGACGAACACGCTGGGCGCGTGGCACCTCGCACACCCCTACCGCCGGGTCATCCACAACGGCGAGTTCAACACTATCCAGGGGAACATCAACTGGATGCGCGCCCGCGAGACCGACATCGCGAGCGAGCGCTTCGGCGACGACATCGAGCGGGTCAAACCGATTATCGACGACCCCTCTCAGTCCGACACCGCGAGCGTCGACAACGCTCTGGAACTGCTCCTCCAGGGCGGTCGTGACCTTCCCCACGCCCTGCGGATGCTCATTCCCGAAGCATGGCGCGGCGAGATGAACAACGTCTCGGGCGACCGCCGCGACTTCTACGACTACCACGCCTCGCTGGTCGAGCCGTGGGACGGTCCCGCCCTCGTGGCCGCCACCGACGGGGAGCGCATCGGCGCGGTGCTCGACCGCAACGGGCTCCGTCCGTGCCGGTACGACATCCTCGAGAACAACACGCTCGTCATGTCCTCCGAGGCCGGCGCACTGGAACACGACCCCAGCAGAATCGCCGAGCGCGGGCGGCTCCAGCCGGGACAGTGTTTCCTGGCCGACCCCGAGGAGGGGCGCGTCATCCCCGACGCGGAAGTGTTCGAGTCCATCGCCGACGAGAAGTACGGCGAGTGGGTCGACGAAGAGCAGGTCGACATCGACGACGTGGCCCCGCGCGAGGACAACACGCCACAGGACACCGTCGGCGGCCTGCGCAGCCAGCAGGCGATGTACGGCTACACCTACGACGAGGTCGACCACCTCATCGAGCCGATGGCCGAGAAGGGGAAAGACCCCGTCGGCTCCATGGGCGACGACACGCCGCTGTCGGTGCTCTCGCAGTTCAACCGGCCCCTGTTTACCTACTTCAAACAGCTGTTCGCACAGGTCACCAACCCGCCGCTCGACTACATCCGCGAGGAACTGGTCACCTCGCTCGAATCGCGGCTGGGCCACCAGCGCAACCTGCTCGACGAGTCCCAGGCACACGCCCGCCAGCTGGTGCTCGACTCGCCGATTCTCACCGACGAGGAGACCGAGTCCATCAAGACGCTGGACGAGAACGGCATGTCGACGAAGGTCGTCGACATCACCTACGAGAAGGGAACCGACCTCCGCGAGGCCGTCGAAGACGTACGCGCACAAGCGGACGCGGCCGCGAACGACGGCCACGACATCATCGTCCTCTCGGACCGCGCGGCCGGCGAGGACCGCGTCCCGATTCCCTCGCTGCTCGCGGTCGGCGGCATCCACCACCACCTCGTTCGCAACGGACTGCGCAACCACGTCGGGCTCGTGCTCGAATCCGGTGACCCGCGTGCGGTCCATCACTTCGCGACGCTCATCGGCTACGGCGCGGGCGCGGTCAACCCCTACCTCTCCTACCAGACTATCGAGGACCTCGTCGCCGGTCCGGACGGCGCGGACCTCTCACAGGCCATCGACGCCTACATCACGGCCGTCGAGGACGGGCTGTTGAAGACGATGGCGAAGATGGGTATCTCGACGGTCGAGTCCTACCAGGGCGCCCAGATCTTCGAGGCGGTCGGCCTCTCCTCTGACTTCATCGCGGAGTACTTCGAGGGGACGACCTGCCGGACCGAGGGTATCGGCCTCGACGAAATCGAGGAGGACCTGCTCCAGCGCCACGACGTGGCCTGGAGCGAGGAAGAGCCGGAGATTCCCCGCCAGGGCGAGTACGAGTTCCGCTCGAACGGGATTCACCACCAGTGGAACCCCAACACGGTCGGCAAGATTCAGCAGGCCGTGCGGATGGGCGACTACGATATCTACAAGGAGTTCGCCGAGCTCATCAACGACCAGAACGAGCAGCTCCAGACGCTGCGCGGGCTGCTCGAACTGGATTCGGGCCGCGAGTCCATCGACATCGAGGAGACCGAGCCGGTCGAGGAAATCGTCAAACGCTTCGAGACGGCCGCGATGTCGCTTGGCTCGCTCTCCCCGGAGATGCACGAGAACAACGCCATCGCGATGAACCGGCTGGGCGCCAACGCCAACACCGGCGAGGGCGGCGAACCGCCCGAGCGCTTTGGCACCGAGAAGGAGTGTACGACCAAGCAGGTCGCCTCCGGCCGCTTTGGCGTCACCTCCGATTACCTCTCGGAAGCCAACGAGATCCAGATCAAGATGGCCCAGGGCTCGAAACCCGGCGAAGGTGGCCATCTGCCCGGCAAGAAGGTAAACGAGATGATCGCCCACGTCCGCTATGCGACGCCGGGCGTCGGGCTCATCTCGCCGCCGCCGCTGCACGACATCTACTCCATCGAGGACCTCAAGCAACTGATTCACGACCTCAAGGCGGCCAACCCGGAGGCCGACATCAACGTCAAGCTCGTCGCCGAGGACGGAATCGGTACGGTGGCGGCCGGCGTCGCGAAGGCCAACGCCGACGTGGTCCACATCTCGGGCCACGACGGCGGGACCGGGGCCTCGCCCAAGACCTCCATCAAGAACGCCGGCCTCCCGTGGGAGCTCGGCGTCGCGGAGGCGAACCAGATGCTGCGTGCGACCGGCCTGCGCTCGCGTATCCGCATCAACGCCGACGGCGGGATGAAGACGGGTCGCGACGTGGCCGTCGCCGCCCTGCTCGGTGCCGAAGGGTTCGCCTTCGGGACCGCTTCGATGGTCACGTCGGGCTGTGTGATGGCCCGGCAGTGCCACGAGAACACCTGTCCGGTCGGCGTCGCGACCCAGAACGAGAACCTCCGCAGCCGCTTCCCGGGCGAGCCACAGCACGTCATCAACTACATGACGTTCGTCGCCCAGGAACTGCGCGAGATCATGGCCGAACTCGGCTTCGAGACCGTCGACGAGATGATCGGCCGAGCGAGCGTCCTGCAACAGCGCGACGACGTGAAACAGGCGAAGGCCAAGAAGCTCGACCTCTCCTCGGTCATCGCGGAGCCGGCCGGGTCGGACGGCCGCTACAAACAGCGCGAACAGGACCACGACGTCGACGAACAGCTCGACTGGGAGCTGCTCGAGGCCGCCGAGCCCGCCATCGAGGACGGCGAGCCGGTTGCCATCGACGCCGGAATCAACAACGTCCACCGCGCGGTCGGTGCGACGCTGTCGAACCGCATCTGCCGGGCCCACGGCGGCGACGGGCTCCCGGACGACACCATCCGGGTCGACTTCGACGGCACCGCCGGCCAGTCCTTCGGTGCGTTCCTCGCACAGGGTGTCACCATGGAACTGACCGGCACCGGCAACGACTACGTCGGCAAGGGGCTCTCGGGCGGGAAGCTCATCGTCAACACGCCCAACGAGGCCAACTACGATGCCAGCGACAACATCGTCATCGGCAACGTCGCGCTGTACGGCGCGACCCAGGGCGAGGCCTACGTCAACGGGCAGGCCGGCGAGCGCTTCGGCGTCCGCAACTCCGGCGTCAAGGGCGTCGTCGAGGGCGTCGGCGACCACGGCTGTGAGTACATGACCGGCGGCGCCATCGTCGTGTTGGGCGACACGGGCAAGAACTTCGCGGCCGGGATGTCCGGCGGCGTCGCCTACGTCTACGACCCCGACCAGTCCTTCGCCGAGCAGGCCAACACGGGGATGGTCTCCATCCGCGACACGCTGGAGGCGAAAGACCGCGGGATGATCACCCGTCTCGTCGAGAACCACGCCGCCTACACCGATTCGGACCGAGCGGCCGAACTGCTCGAGAACTGGGACGAGGAGCTGTCGAACTTCACGATGGTGATGCCCGACGCCTACGCCGAGGTCATCAGCGACCGCGAGCGCGACGACGTGCGCAACGAACCGCCCGCGGCGGCCACGCCGACGGCCGACGCGACCGAGGCGGACTTCGCGGCTTCCTCGGACGACTAA
- a CDS encoding Cdc6/Cdc18 family protein, producing MNIEAMIKRRQRRDGESRLIEDYEHLSAAAHVEEPTDRSRLLEELLDHFDPVFDDHLPPHGYLYGPKGAGKSAVVTALFAHLGRQRITPGNAIYTATRVRPSRLLQFVYVDTRHRTSEFAFYHTLLDAITDERVPRHGISTETLRERLHRQLGDANAGLLLAVDHVGEPGSTPADALVDRFAALPSGVSWLAIGRTEPAETVLTDYTAEAIRVEPYRFHVLVNVVLRRAASGLDHAALGYEGVSTIAEWADGDAHDALAALFVAADRAARADHTTITTADLDAAFEEVPDDGVALGRVFALPANKQTVLRELVELDPADRASVTVATSAIAASTSNELAEGTIKRYLYELAAVGIVDRVRWENDAEQGRPPSRLEPKFPPTVFRRLYDLEA from the coding sequence ATGAACATCGAGGCGATGATAAAGCGGCGACAGCGTCGGGACGGGGAGTCGCGACTGATCGAGGACTACGAACACCTCTCTGCGGCCGCCCACGTCGAGGAACCGACCGACCGGAGCCGACTCCTCGAAGAGCTATTGGACCACTTCGACCCGGTGTTCGACGACCACCTGCCGCCCCACGGCTACCTCTACGGCCCGAAAGGCGCCGGCAAATCGGCCGTGGTGACGGCGCTGTTTGCCCATCTCGGCCGGCAGCGCATCACACCGGGCAACGCCATCTACACCGCGACCCGCGTCCGGCCGTCGCGACTGCTCCAGTTCGTCTACGTCGATACGAGACACCGGACCAGCGAGTTCGCGTTCTACCACACGCTGCTCGATGCCATCACCGACGAGCGGGTGCCCCGCCACGGCATCAGTACCGAGACGCTTCGGGAGCGACTACACCGACAGCTCGGGGACGCGAACGCCGGGCTCTTGCTGGCCGTCGACCACGTCGGCGAGCCGGGGAGTACGCCCGCCGACGCGCTCGTCGACCGGTTCGCCGCGCTGCCGAGCGGCGTCAGCTGGCTCGCTATCGGCCGGACCGAACCGGCCGAGACGGTCCTGACCGACTACACCGCCGAGGCGATACGCGTCGAGCCCTACCGGTTCCACGTGCTGGTCAACGTCGTGTTGCGCCGGGCCGCGAGCGGCCTCGACCACGCGGCCCTGGGCTACGAGGGCGTCTCGACTATCGCGGAGTGGGCCGACGGTGACGCCCACGACGCGCTCGCGGCGCTGTTCGTCGCCGCCGACCGCGCGGCACGGGCCGACCACACCACCATCACCACGGCCGACCTCGACGCCGCCTTCGAGGAGGTGCCGGACGACGGCGTCGCGCTGGGGCGCGTGTTCGCGCTCCCGGCGAACAAGCAGACGGTGCTGCGCGAACTCGTCGAGCTCGACCCCGCCGACCGGGCCAGCGTGACCGTGGCCACGAGCGCCATCGCCGCCTCGACGTCGAACGAGCTGGCCGAAGGCACGATAAAGCGATACCTCTACGAGCTCGCGGCCGTCGGCATCGTCGACCGGGTGCGCTGGGAGAACGACGCCGAGCAGGGCCGCCCGCCGAGCCGGCTCGAACCGAAGTTCCCGCCGACGGTGTTCCGGCGGCTGTACGACCTGGAGGCGTAG